Below is a genomic region from Flammeovirgaceae bacterium SG7u.111.
GGAATGCATGGGCATCTACTTCATCTGAAGTTTGGAAGATTCCCTCAGTCTCATACCCAAAGTGGCGTCCTATCTCACCTCCTACTTCTGTTTTAGCTCCTACACCATAAATGGGTTCATTATTTCCACCTAAGGCTAGTACCTCGTTTTTTAAGGTAGAGAAGTTTGCCGATGCACTAAAGTTGAAATCGCCTTTTATTTTTCTATAAGTAGCCATAAACTCAAAACCTTGGTTGCGCATACTACCTGCATTTACAGTTGGCCTAAAGTTTACTGAACCCACAGTAAATGGAATTGGAACACCTACCAATAGATCTTCAGTTTTACTATTATAATACTCAGCTGAGAACTCAACAGCCCCTTCGAAAAGTTGTACATCAGCACCAATGTTTGAAGTTGTTTTCTCCTCCCATTTAATGTTTTCAGAAACTACACTCGTCTGTGTACCACCTATTACTTTCGTTCCATTAAAGTTATAAGGGATGTTGTTGTTAATATATGCTGTATACAAGTAATCTGAAATTTCCTGACCACCTAATACACCATAACTTGCTCTCAATTTAAGATCTGAGATGAATGATGGCATTGAAAGAAAGCTCTCATTTGAAATTCTCCAACCCACAGCAACTGATGGGAAAAAACCATAACGATTACTGGGGGCAAACTTAGAAGAACCGTCTCTCCTCGCAGTAGCCGTAAGCAAGTATTTATCATTATAATTGTAGTTAACCCTCATCAGATACGAAGAAAGAACAGCTTCTGATTTTGAGCCAGAAGCAGCCTTATTGGCACCACTTCCCAATGTAGGGAAATATGGTTTTGTAAGGTCTTCGGTATGGCCAAATGCATCATAAAAACTTACACTTTGGTACATCTGGCCCACTAACGCATCTACCGTATGGTTTCCACTTACAAATTGGTAGTTCAACGTATTTTCAACCAAGGAAGAAGTATAGGTCCGGTTACCCTCATCAAGTTGGGCACTAGCCAAGTTAAAGAAGTAGCCTAAATCAAATGCAGGAATGAAAGAGTAATCATGTGCGATGGTTTTGTCATAACTCAAATTCAACTTATACTTCAAATTATGTTTTTCGCTTTCAACCAATGCATACTCACCCCACCCTGACATCAACGTTCTATCAACTTCTGCATAGCTATCAAACATATTGTTTATACCTATTGCATTAAGAGAAATTGTATTATGGATTTCGGCCTCTGTTCCTCCATATCCACCTTCATTATTCTCATCGTAAATCATTTGAGTAGGAATTGCCTCTACTAAATCAATGATAAGCGGAGGACGGTTTCCTTTCAATACTGTAGAGTTATAGGTAAGCGTGTTTTCGAATGAATGTGTGTAATAAAAATTCTGACCAAAACGGAAACGTCCTTTTTCAGTAGTAGTATTGACTCTACCAGAATAACGGGTGTAGTCAGGACCATTTCCTTCGAAAGTACCTTGGTTGGCAAAGTAATCTAAAGAAATGTTATAAGTAGTGTATTCACTGCCTCCTGTAAGGTTGATGTTGTGATTTTGCCTTGAACCATTTTTGATACCAGCCTCTTGCCAATCAGTATCTACATTGTCAATATAAAACGAAGAGTTAGGGTCATTTCCTGGAATCAAAGTTTGTCCAGCATTTGACCTCACTTCATTTACTATTTCTTGATACTGCTCCCTACCTAACACAGGCATTCTTTGCCACAATTGGTCTACGCCGTAATATCCGTTATACTCAACTTTTAACGGAGCATTTTTCTTGCCTGACTTGGTGGTAATGATAATAACACCGTTCATTGCCCTTGATCCATAAATAGCTGCTGCCGATGCATCTTTCAGTACTTGAATAGACTCAATGTCATTAGGGTTAAAGTCCCTTGGGGAAGTGCCAATTGGCACACCGTCAATCACATAAAGAGGCTGATGGTTTCCAAATGTACCAACACCACGGATCATAACGTTAGGTGCTGCGCCTGGCTGACCATCGTTAGTCACCATTACACCTGCTGTTCTTCCTTGAAGAAGCTGTGACATATCACCCGTAGAATATTTTCTAGTCTCTTCTACATTTACTACGCCTACCGCACCTGTAATATCAGCCTTACGCTGAGTACCATAACCAACTACAACTACTTCTTGCAGTTGAGCCATATCTATCTCCAAAGAAACATTGATAATTGATTGACCATTAACTGGTATTTCTTGAGTAACAAAACCAATGTAACTCATCACTAAAACACCATCGCTAGGCAATGAAATAGAAAACTTGCCATCAATATCGGTAGTGGTGCCCGATGCAGTTCCCTTTACCATAATACTGACACCAGGCAACGGTTCACCATCTTCTTCAGAAGTTACTGTACCGTTCACTACCATATCTTGAAGAGCTATTACTTCCATTTCTTCTTCCTCTTCCTCCACCGATATGATATGATGGTCTTTCACCAAAATAGAGTTATTTACCCTTTTAAAAGATAACCCGCTTTCTTTTGAGATAGACCTTAGTACATCGCCAAGTGAAGCATTTTCAAACGAAAAAGTAAAAACACCTACTTGGTCAACTACGTCTTTCTTATAAGAGAAACGAAAGCTCGTCACCTTTTCTATATTGTTAAAAACCTTGGTTATTTTTGCATCTTTAACTTTGCAGTCCAGATAAATCTCGTCGATGCTTTTTTGGGCAGAACTCTCCCCAGCGATCAACATGCCGCAGAGAAAGGCTTGAATGACAATACCTAATGATACGTACTTCGTCATCATAAAAACTTTGAGTAAAACTTCCTTTTTTTTCATATTTTTGAATTAAGGGTTAAAAAAGTAATCCTAGTCCTAAGCTTTTCGAGTGGTTTGCCGACCTATGAAAGCTAGGATATCAGCCCAGTGGCTTGTTGGTAGCAAGCAACTGGGTTTTTTGTTAGTATTTTAGTTAATGAGTATTGTGTGTTCGGAATGAATTGATAGATAAAAGCCTACCAAATCAATACTTCTTTACTAGAAGGTTTGTATGTATATTCAATACTTAATGCATATTTCAAATTCTCAAGCACATTCTCTAAAGATTCATTCTCATAATGCCCTTTAAAACCTTTCCCT
It encodes:
- a CDS encoding TonB-dependent receptor codes for the protein MKKKEVLLKVFMMTKYVSLGIVIQAFLCGMLIAGESSAQKSIDEIYLDCKVKDAKITKVFNNIEKVTSFRFSYKKDVVDQVGVFTFSFENASLGDVLRSISKESGLSFKRVNNSILVKDHHIISVEEEEEEMEVIALQDMVVNGTVTSEEDGEPLPGVSIMVKGTASGTTTDIDGKFSISLPSDGVLVMSYIGFVTQEIPVNGQSIINVSLEIDMAQLQEVVVVGYGTQRKADITGAVGVVNVEETRKYSTGDMSQLLQGRTAGVMVTNDGQPGAAPNVMIRGVGTFGNHQPLYVIDGVPIGTSPRDFNPNDIESIQVLKDASAAAIYGSRAMNGVIIITTKSGKKNAPLKVEYNGYYGVDQLWQRMPVLGREQYQEIVNEVRSNAGQTLIPGNDPNSSFYIDNVDTDWQEAGIKNGSRQNHNINLTGGSEYTTYNISLDYFANQGTFEGNGPDYTRYSGRVNTTTEKGRFRFGQNFYYTHSFENTLTYNSTVLKGNRPPLIIDLVEAIPTQMIYDENNEGGYGGTEAEIHNTISLNAIGINNMFDSYAEVDRTLMSGWGEYALVESEKHNLKYKLNLSYDKTIAHDYSFIPAFDLGYFFNLASAQLDEGNRTYTSSLVENTLNYQFVSGNHTVDALVGQMYQSVSFYDAFGHTEDLTKPYFPTLGSGANKAASGSKSEAVLSSYLMRVNYNYNDKYLLTATARRDGSSKFAPSNRYGFFPSVAVGWRISNESFLSMPSFISDLKLRASYGVLGGQEISDYLYTAYINNNIPYNFNGTKVIGGTQTSVVSENIKWEEKTTSNIGADVQLFEGAVEFSAEYYNSKTEDLLVGVPIPFTVGSVNFRPTVNAGSMRNQGFEFMATYRKIKGDFNFSASANFSTLKNEVLALGGNNEPIYGVGAKTEVGGEIGRHFGYETEGIFQTSDEVDAHAFQNILTSPGDIKFKDQLTVDTDGDGILDAGDGVINDEDRVYLGSGLPKYNFGFNITAGYKNFDFSLFASGAAGYLINSRLYRDLMLTTDYINRHEDILNRWTPENTDTDIPRLVNGDPNGNGRDSDRAGWLQKGDYLRLNTISLGYTIPDGTIRGIDRARVYVTVQNLYTFQAYKGYNPDFNADVFSPGFNAGSFPRPRTMLAGVQLGF